Below is a genomic region from Microbulbifer sp. ALW1.
AGTGCCCAAGGAAGACACCCTCTGGAAAGGCGAGTGCTTTGTGTTTGACGACCGGGTTACCGTCAACCACGATCTGGAGCGCGGCAGCTACCAGCAGTGCAACGCCTGCCGCATGCCGGTGACCGATGAGGAGATGCAATCGGAACTGTTTGAGCAGGGCGTCAGTTGCCCCCATTGCCACGATTCGGTTTCCGAGGCGGACAAGGCGCGCTTCCGCGAGCGGGAAAAGCAGATTCAACTGGCCAAGACCCGCGGTGAGAACCACCTGGGGCAGGATGCCAAGGCCACTACCCAGGCCCGCCGCCAGCACAAACAGGCGCTGCGTCGACAACAGGCAGAGCAGGCACAGCGCTCCTGACACTGGTTCCTGGTTTCTAGTTCCTGGTTTTTATGGACGCATGGGATGTATGAAGTGCCTGCTCAGGTGGGCACTTCGGCAGAGCTGGTCAACCAGCTCATGGCAGCCGCTTCCGTCAGAAAAGAAAACAACTCCAGTCCCCCGACCCTCGCATGGTTGCGCATAACCGCGGTGGTGTTGAGCTGTGCCCGGTTTAACATGGCAATGCGGGCCCCCTGCAGGGCCGGCAGCTGACCGATATAGGCACCATAGCGCTGCTGCTCTTCGAGTGTCATGGACATCTTGGTGACCCGGCGCACATCCGCAAGTACCCGCAAGGGTTTGAAATGGCCGTATTTCGCCACCAGCTGGCGCACCGCTTCCATCCGGTTTTCGTAGGTAGCCTCTCCGTACAGGAGCATGGTGACTACCCGACTCTGATTGTCATATCGGATCTGAAAACTCATTACCGCAATTACCCCAATGCAATCCGTACCGCCGACACTTCCCTGAGGGACACAGGCCAGAAGTGGCAAACTTGCCATTTCCGCTGTGCGTGCACATTCTAGACCAAGCAGTCAAAAACCCCATGTGGCAGCAGGGCTTGTGACTCAAAAGCGCAAACACGGTCACACTGTTAGCCCAACCAATCAGTAAGCACTTTTCAAACCAATTTTGGTTCACGCGTACCAATATTGTCGGACTAAAGAGAAAAATGACGGGAGAAGCTTTGACAGGCGGGGGAACGAAGGGCGTTAGCGTGAAAAAACCATGGGGGTTGAGGTTGGCGCACAGAGAGCGGCGGACCGGAGACCTCTCAGTGAGAGAGCAACCACTCTTCGGCTGCGCGCTCGGTAAGAAATTCCGCAAGCGTCAGGCCGGCCGCCAGAGCCGCCTGGTCGATGGTGTGATTGGGGTTGTGTTCAAGAGAGTGCAGTACCGCGACGCGGCCGTGGCTGGTACCGGTATGCTCCGCGACAAAGCGGCCGAATTGTTTGCGCTCTTCCAGGGTCAGTTTTATTTCGGCCTGGCGTACATCAACCAGCACCCGCAGCGGGTGCAGGTGCCCGTACTTCTCGCCCACCTGCCCTGCAGATGCCAGCTTTTGTTCGAGATCCACCGGACCAAAAAACACCACAGATACAATTCTGGTGTCGGGTAGAAAGCGAATTTGAAAGCTCAAGGCAATATCTCCTGAACCGGGCTGGCGTGACACTCTGCATATTCACAACCAGCCCAACTTTACATCTAATCCTGCGCAATCTCTGGCATTGATCCCTCGTCGCCCGAGCCCAACCAGACTTGCGCCGCCACTTTGCGCGCGACCTCTTTATACAGAGCCGCCACTTCACCGTTCGGTTCCGCAACAACAGACGGCGCTCCGCTATCCACCTGCTGGCGAATGGACATGGCCAGCGGCAAACGGCCCAGCAGACAGGTGTGGTAGTCCGCCGCCATTTTGTCACCACCACCGGTGCCGAAAATCGGCTCCTGGTGGCCGCAGTTGGAGCAGGTATGCAGGGCCATATTCTCGACAATACCCAGTACCGGCACCGATACCTTGCGGAACATTTCCACCCCTTTAATGGCATCCACCAGTGCCAGATCCTGGGGCGTAGTAACGATCACCGCCCCCGACAGCGCCACTTTCTGGGACAGTGTCAGTTGTATATCGCCAGTGCCCGGGGGCATATCCACCACCAGGTAATCCAGCTCTTCACCCTCAGCGCCCTCGCCCCACAGGGTCTGGGTGAGCATCTGGTTCAGGGCACCGCTGGCCATGGGGCCGCGCCATACCGCTGGCGTATCTTCCGTAAGAAGGTAGCCCAACGACATGGTGCTGATACCCTGCGCCGGAACCGGCACAAAGAATTTGCCGCCTTTTACTTCTGGACGCAGTCCCTCAGTACCCAGCATGGTCGGCAGGCTGGGGCCATAGATATCCGCATCCAACAGGCCTACCGAGGCGCCTTCGGCCGCCAGGGCCAGGGCCAGGTTCACCGCAGTGGTGGACTTGCCCACACCGCCCTTGCCGGAGGCAACCGCGATGATATTTTTCACCGCCTTCAGTGACTCGGGCACCTCACCCATGTCTGTACGCGGAATTTCGAAAAACAGATCAGTCTGAATGCTTGCGCCGGCCAGTGCACCCGCTGCGAGCGCCGGTTCACAGACGGCGCGGATACGCTGTGCCCAGGCTTCCTGCTGGCTGGCACAGGGATAACCCAAGGTTACGCCGGTGTAGACGGTGCCGTCCTCATAGCCCACCTCAATATCTGCCTCCAGCTGATCCAGCGGCAAGCCGGTTGCCGGGTCCTCCAGGGCACCGATGAGCTCCGCGACCCGCTCCAGCTGGATCTGGACCTCTTCCGGGATGTCTTCGTGGTCATGTTCGTGGTCATGATGATGGTCGGTCACTCTGCGATCCTCGCTGGCACTCAAATTCGGCCGGCATTGTGGGGAAGGTCCGCGGCCAAGACAAGCCTAGCCTTTCCCGCTGCAGGTGCCTTGCAGGCCCCATTTCTGCTATATTCCGCGCTCTTTTCGGGCCATGCCCCGCGGCAGCCGCCAGTCCCGGAGCCCTGTAGCGCTCCCGCCCCGGTGCCGCCACTAACGTCAGTCTCAATGTCCGTCTCAATATCAGTCTCGCAGCCTTTGGAATTCAAGATGTCTCACACCGACCATCAGCCCAGAAACATCCTCGTCACCAGTGCCCTGCCTTACGCCAACGGCTCCCTGCACCTGGGCCATATTCTCGAGTACATCCAGACCGATATCTGGGCCCGCTTCCAGCGCGCCCGCGGCAACCAGTGCCTGTACATGTGCGCCGACGACGCCCATGGCACCGCCATCATGTTGAAGGCCGAGCAGCTGGGACTGACCCCGGAACAGCACATCGCCAATATGCAGGCGGAGCACGAGCGGGATTTCAACGACTTCCTGATCGGTGTGGATAACTACCACTCCACCCACTCGGAAGAGAACCGCGAACTGTCGTCGATGATCTACAAGCGCCTGCGCGAGAATGGCCACATTGCCTCACGCACCATTACCCAGGCGTTTGACCCGGAGAAAGAGCTGTTTCTGGCAGACCGCTACATCAAGGGCACCTGCCCGAAATGTAAAACCGAAGACCAGTACGGCGATAACTGTGAAGCCTGTGGTGCCACTTACAGCCCCACCGAACTGATCAACCCGATTTCCGCCATCTCCGGTGCCACCCCCATCGAGAAAGAGTCCGAGCACTTCTTCTTTACCCTGCCGGCGTTCACCGACTTCCTGAAGCAGTGGACCCGTTCCGGCACCCTGCAGAGTGAAGTGGCGAACAAGCTGTCCGAGTGGCTGGACGAAGGTCTGCAGGAGTGGGATATCTCCCGCGATGCGCCCTACTTCGGTTTTGAAATCCCCGATGCCCCGGGCAAATATTTCTACGTCTGGCTGGACGCCCCCATCGGCTACATGGCCAGCCTGAAAAACTACTGCGACCAGAACAACCTGGACTGGCTGGAGTACTGGAAAAAAGACAGCAGTGCCGAGGTGTATCACTTCATCGGCAAGGACATCGTCAACTTCCATGCGCTGTTCTGGCCGGCCATGCTCGACTCCGCCGACTTCCGCACCCCTAACAAGGTGTGCGTGCACGGATTCCTGACCGTCAATGGCAAAAAGATGTCCAAGTCCCGCGGCACCTTCATCAATGCACGTAACTATCTGGATCACCTGAACCCGGAATATCTGCGCTACTACTTTGCGGCCAAACTGACCGCCGGTGTCGACGACCTGGACCTGAACCTGGACGACTTCATCGCCAAGGTGAATTCCGACCTGGTGGGCAAGGTCGTGAACATCGCTTCGCGCACAGCCAAGTTTGTCAGCAAGACCGGTGGTGCCCTGTCCGCAGAACTTGCCGACGAGAGCCTGTGGAACCAGTTTGTAGAAGCCGCGCCGCGTATTACCGAATACTTTGAAGCGCGCGAATACAGCCGCGCCACCCGTGAAATCATGGCCCTGGCCGACGCCGCCAACGCCTGGATCGCCGACAAGGCGCCCTGGTCCCTGGCGAAAGAAGAAGGCAAGGAAGACGAAGTGCTGGCGATCTGCTCCCAGGGCGTCAACATGTTCCGTGCACTGATGACCTGGCTGGCCCCGGTACTGCCGGACACCGCCAAAAAAGCCGAAGAATTCCTCGGCGTGGCACTGGACTGGAACAGCGCCGTTACCCCGCTGGCTGGCCACACCATCAACAAATTCAAACCGTTGATGCAGCGCGTGGAAAAAGAACAGGTAGATGCCATGCAGGAAGCGGCCAAGGAATCTCTCGCGCAATTGCAGGCAGAAGCCAAAACCGTCACCGGTCCACTGGCTGACGACCCGCTGGCAGAGCAGATCCAGTTCGACGACTTCGCCAAGGTAGATCTTCGTATTGCCCTGATTGCCAACGCAGAGCACGTGGAAGGTGCGGGCAAACTGCTGCGCCTGACCCTGGACCTGGGCGGCGAAACCCGCAACGTGTTTGCCGGTATCAAGAGCGCCTACAGCCCGGAAGACCTGATCGGCAAACACACCGTGATGGTCGCCAACCTGGCCCCGCGCAAAATGCGCTTCGGTGTCAGCGAAGGCATGGTGCTGGCCGCCGGCCCCGGTGGCAAAGACCTGTGGATTCTGGAACCCCACGCCGGTGCGCAGCCTGGTATGCGAGTGATGTAAATTACCACTGAAATCCGATGCGAAGGTGCCGATACCGGGTGCAGCCTTGTAAGACCTTCCGCGAGAGGGACCTCGCGGAAGAGCCCCCAGGGATGGGTTTACGGCGTGTCTTACAAGGCTGCACCCGGTAGCGGCACCGCCACTGAGCTAGGTTAATAGCACCACTGAGAAACTGATTCCAAAGGGGACTGTATGCACGGCGTATTCCTGGACACCCTCACCATGAAACTGGAAGAGCTGGACACCTCAGTGCTGGAAGGCTCTCTCGACCACTGGGAATATTTCGAAACCACGTTACCGGAGCAAACCGCAGAGCGTATTGCCAATGCGGACGTGGTGATCAGCAACAAAGTGGTGCTCAACCGCGCGCTGATCGAAAACGCCCCCAACCTCAAACTGATCTGCGTTTGTGCCACCGGCACCAACAACATCGACCTCGAAGCCGCCGCTGAAAAAAGCATTCCGGTAAAAAATGTCGCCGGCTATACCGGCAGCTCCCTCGCCCAGCATACCCTCGCCCTGATGCTCGCCCTCGCCACCCGCTGGCACCAGTATGCCGGCGATGTGCAACAGGGCCGCTGGAACCAATCGCCGATTTTCTGTCGACTCGATTACCCGGTTGTGGAACTGGCGGGGAAAAATCTCGGCATCATCGGCTACGGCGATCTGGGACAGAAAGTCGCGCAGCTGGGTGAAGCCCTGGGCATGAATGTTCTGATCGCGGAATCGTTTACCGGGGAGAAGAAATCCGGGCGGGTATCGCTTGCGGAGTTACTCGCAGAGTCCGATGTCATCAGCCTGCACTGCCCACTCACCGAGCAGACCGACCAGCTGGTAAATGCGGACTTTCTCGGGGCCATGAAAAAAACGGCCTTCCTGATCAACACCGCCCGCGGCGGCCTGGTGGATGAACAGGCACTGCTGGAAGCGCTGAAACAAGGCGAGATTGGCGGCGCTGCGCTGGATGTACTCAGTGTGGAACCACCACCGGCGGATCACCCGTTGCTCGCGGACGATATCCCCAACCTGATCATCACACCACACAATGCCTGGATCAGCCGCGAGAGCCGCCAGCGCCTGCTTGACGGCGTAGTCAGCAACATTGTTGATTGGCGCAGTGTCTGAAGGGTAATTGGAGCTTAACGATGCCCTTTGGTTATAAGGCCACGGGCTTGTGAGACCAATTTCACCATCCCCACCTCTCTCCCTGCCCACAAGACCCCTCGCACCCTAGGATACTGGTTCACCTTGACTGTTGTTGAAGGAGAGCCTCATGGCAACCGCAAAAGCCCCCCATAATTCCGGCCGAGAGAAACTGCACCAGGCCTACAACCTGGCCGGTGAAGCAGCACACGATACCGCTGAACACATGAAGACTCGCGCCCGCGAGACCGCAGACCACGTTAAAGCCAGCGCCCGCGAGACCGCAGACCATGTAAAAGCCAGCACCCGCAACACCATGGAAAAGGGCAAGCAACGGGCCCACGACGTCGCCGAGCGGGCGGAAAGTTCCATCAAGGCGCACCCGCTGGTCAGTGTCGGTTGTGCCTTCGCCGCCGGTTGGTTGATTGCAAAAATCCTCAAGTAGCCAGTATCAAGTAGCCTGTATCGACACCGTTCGGTTTCCCGGGTATTCACAAGGACATCCCGCTGGAGAAGAACAGTAACGGCTATGCCAAGAGGAATGATTGATGCCCGGTTCTGATCGATCGAGAAAACCCGACGACACGGACGGCCGGGATCACGCCGATGGCGCGGGTCCCGGTTATGCGACAGAAACGCCACCACCGCCACTGGCTTCCGAACTGAACGCACTGATGGATCGCGCCGAGGCGACCATGACCCTCGCCTCCGCCTGGGCAGAAAACTTTACCAGCCTGGTACACTTGGAGTTTCAGCGCACGCTCAGTGCGGGCAAGCGGATAGTCGTACTCCTACTGTTCCTGTTTTTCCTGGCCGTGGCGCTGATCGTGAGCCTGTGTGCGGGGCTGGGATTACTGGGCTATTACTTTTTCCAGTCGGTGTATATCGGCTTCGGTATTTTTCTGCTGTCGCAATGTCTGATTGTTGTAGGCATCCTGCTGTCGATGAACAGCCTCAAAAAAATGCTCGGCTTCGACGAATCCCGCAAACAGGCCAGAGAGGCGCTTAACGATGTCACTGCGCTCTTTAAACCGGCAGATTGAAAGCCGCCGCCGGGCGCTGGAACATCAGCGCCGCTGCGCCCTGCAACTGTTGGAACAACAGCGGGCCCAAACGCTGGTGCAGGCACAGCGCGTCCCCCTGCCTCTGGTCATGGGATTGGCGTTTGCCGCGGGGTTTGTATTACAGCGTTTCTACAATACGCCGGCACCGCGAACGTTGCTCAACTGGTATCTCACCTTGAGGGCCTTTTGAGAGGGCCTTTTAAACTGTCCTACTGAATTGTCAGCAAGCTGCTTTGTCCGCAACGCTGCTATGGCTTCTGGGGTCTTCGCCAAGCCGATCCCCAACCTGAATAATTTTCGCCGCAACATCCACCAGCTTCAGATTCATTTCCATCGCCCGCTGCTGCATGGTGCGATAAGCATCCTGCTCGCTCAATCGCAGGCTGCGCATCAGTACGCCCTTGGCGCGCTCTACCAGTTTCCGCTCGGTGAGTGCGCGGCGGGTTTCCTCCAGTTCTTCACTGACGCGGTGAATATGCGCGACCTGGGAACGAATCAGCCCGTAGAGCGAATGCGCCAGGTTCTGGCCGTGCAAGGGCGGCACTCCGGCCGTGGAATCACTGCCATAAAGCCCCGGCACCTGGGGATCAAACAACACCGCCAGCGCCGGTAGACGGCTCCAGTCGGCGGATTTCATCTGCTGTAACTGCGTATAGTGATGCCCCAGTTCCGACTGCGCATCGGCAACCCGTTTGCGGCTCACCTTGAGCAAACGCGCGGCCATGGAGTCCTCCAACCGATGCATGGAATCAATACGCGCAGTGGCCAGTTGATACCAGACTTCACTGATATCCGCCGCAATCGGCTCGCCGTCTTTCAGGCCGGCGATGACCAGGCGCAGGCGCTGTAAATCCCGTGTCTCCGGGCTCTCCT
It encodes:
- the apbC gene encoding iron-sulfur cluster carrier protein ApbC; this translates as MTDHHHDHEHDHEDIPEEVQIQLERVAELIGALEDPATGLPLDQLEADIEVGYEDGTVYTGVTLGYPCASQQEAWAQRIRAVCEPALAAGALAGASIQTDLFFEIPRTDMGEVPESLKAVKNIIAVASGKGGVGKSTTAVNLALALAAEGASVGLLDADIYGPSLPTMLGTEGLRPEVKGGKFFVPVPAQGISTMSLGYLLTEDTPAVWRGPMASGALNQMLTQTLWGEGAEGEELDYLVVDMPPGTGDIQLTLSQKVALSGAVIVTTPQDLALVDAIKGVEMFRKVSVPVLGIVENMALHTCSNCGHQEPIFGTGGGDKMAADYHTCLLGRLPLAMSIRQQVDSGAPSVVAEPNGEVAALYKEVARKVAAQVWLGSGDEGSMPEIAQD
- the metG gene encoding methionine--tRNA ligase, which translates into the protein MSHTDHQPRNILVTSALPYANGSLHLGHILEYIQTDIWARFQRARGNQCLYMCADDAHGTAIMLKAEQLGLTPEQHIANMQAEHERDFNDFLIGVDNYHSTHSEENRELSSMIYKRLRENGHIASRTITQAFDPEKELFLADRYIKGTCPKCKTEDQYGDNCEACGATYSPTELINPISAISGATPIEKESEHFFFTLPAFTDFLKQWTRSGTLQSEVANKLSEWLDEGLQEWDISRDAPYFGFEIPDAPGKYFYVWLDAPIGYMASLKNYCDQNNLDWLEYWKKDSSAEVYHFIGKDIVNFHALFWPAMLDSADFRTPNKVCVHGFLTVNGKKMSKSRGTFINARNYLDHLNPEYLRYYFAAKLTAGVDDLDLNLDDFIAKVNSDLVGKVVNIASRTAKFVSKTGGALSAELADESLWNQFVEAAPRITEYFEAREYSRATREIMALADAANAWIADKAPWSLAKEEGKEDEVLAICSQGVNMFRALMTWLAPVLPDTAKKAEEFLGVALDWNSAVTPLAGHTINKFKPLMQRVEKEQVDAMQEAAKESLAQLQAEAKTVTGPLADDPLAEQIQFDDFAKVDLRIALIANAEHVEGAGKLLRLTLDLGGETRNVFAGIKSAYSPEDLIGKHTVMVANLAPRKMRFGVSEGMVLAAGPGGKDLWILEPHAGAQPGMRVM
- a CDS encoding D-2-hydroxyacid dehydrogenase; this encodes MHGVFLDTLTMKLEELDTSVLEGSLDHWEYFETTLPEQTAERIANADVVISNKVVLNRALIENAPNLKLICVCATGTNNIDLEAAAEKSIPVKNVAGYTGSSLAQHTLALMLALATRWHQYAGDVQQGRWNQSPIFCRLDYPVVELAGKNLGIIGYGDLGQKVAQLGEALGMNVLIAESFTGEKKSGRVSLAELLAESDVISLHCPLTEQTDQLVNADFLGAMKKTAFLINTARGGLVDEQALLEALKQGEIGGAALDVLSVEPPPADHPLLADDIPNLIITPHNAWISRESRQRLLDGVVSNIVDWRSV
- a CDS encoding DUF883 family protein, whose amino-acid sequence is MATAKAPHNSGREKLHQAYNLAGEAAHDTAEHMKTRARETADHVKASARETADHVKASTRNTMEKGKQRAHDVAERAESSIKAHPLVSVGCAFAAGWLIAKILK